In Lachnospiraceae bacterium, the DNA window GGCACATTAAAGGCAGAGCAGTTTTTTAAAATATCATGGATACCGGCTACTTCGTAATCCAGGGAAATCTCATTTTCATAAGACTCTACTTTCTGCTGTCTCCATTTTTCCATAAACTGCCACACTTCCTGACGGTCAGAACAGCAGATCCTGCGGTATTCATATCTGCCTTCGTAGGTTTTTAAGAAGCCGTTTAAACGGTTTTTCTTCTTGTGGAGCTTCTTTCCTGCCAGTGTACGCATGGCATTTCCATCGTAAAGATAATCTTTTAAGTCATCTAATTCTGTTACTTCAAACTTTTCCGGATCCAGATCCAGATATTCTACAGCTTCTGCGTCAGCCAGAGAAATATAGAAAGGTTTATGGAGTACATTGTCAAAATAATCTACCATCTGATAGAAGAAATGCGGAAGATCTTCCTCTTTGCAAAGCGGCATGGCACTTGAAAGAATGCCATCTTTTTCCATAAGCCATAAAGCAGCCCGGTCTTCGCTGACCGCACATTTTACCTTATAGTAATCTTTCCATAAAAAAGAGTCCAGGAATACGCTGTCACAGGTCCTATTGGGCCTGAGACCATAAAAAGGGTGCAGCCTGGACATATCTTCAGCCTCTACAGGCTTAAAATTCAAATTCATTTCGTACCTCATTTCTTTTTTCGTTTGCAGATACTATGATAGCACATATTTCATTTATCTTACATTACTTTTTTTCTTCATAACTCCAGAAAGTCCTTCTACACTCCCACCTCTTTTACCAGAAGCAGTCTCTGGCCCGCCTTGATCTGCTCTCCCGGAAGTTCATTGGTGGTAATGATATTTCCCATAGTGGTATGGAATTTTTTTGCAATATCCCACAGTGAGTCACCTTCCTGTACAATGTATCCAGCTATGCCGGGAAGTGCCTGCAGTGCCTTTAGATCCAGCGGTTCTTCTTTTACTCCTGTGATCACAGTTTCCGTTACAGGTTCTAATATCATAAAATCAAGGGCTGCAGCTGCCCTGATCTCCACAGTATCATTCCCGGTCATAAGTGCTGCCAGCTGCTCTAAGGCTGTATCCAGCTGATACACACTGTTTTTTGTAATACCAGATGCCTGGGCACTGCATTTAAAGGGGATCTGGCGGGAAACAGAGCGGACCGGTGCTTTATCATCACTGGTAAGATAAAGAATGGTCACATCTAATACCCCCTCTATCAGCAGACTGTTTTCCTGAGGCTCTGCCTCATCCAGCTGGATGCTTCCCTGGGTATGGCAGATCTGTAAAATGCGTTCTGACTGCCCCAGATGTATTTTCTCCACGATCCGGGGTTTGCATACATTTTTGGCGATCAGCCGCTCGTATTGAAGTTTTTTTGTCTCCGGGATCAATTTACTGCTGTTGGAATACATATCCCGGATCAGGGTTTCCTCTTTTTCTTCGTATAACCTGATATCCAGTTCCAGTACCACATCCACGTCCAGCTCCCGCATCTGTCCCTCTGCATCCGGCTTTACTTCTATTTCCCCGTGAGACAGCCTCACAGATACCTGTGGGATCTGGCCTTCATGGGCCTGGGATATCTCTATATCCCCGGAAAATGGCAGCACCTCTTCCATCCACTGTACCGGCATGTTTTCTTCCTCTGTTTCATAAATAACAAATACATTTAACTGGCCTTCCAGATACAGACGTCCCTCTAAAGGCTTTACCGTCTGATTTCCAATATGGATCTCCTTCCATAAAAGCCTGGCAATATCCGGTCTTCCTCCTGTAACAGCTGTATTCTCCCGGATACGGTAGGTATCTTTCCTGTGTAATGCCAGCACCACCGGTGAGATGATCCCAGTCCTTACTTCCGGCACATCTTTTTCCGGTATCATGCCGCCTTCTGTCCCGGACATTTTCACATCAGAAGCTGCATATGCATTTTCCTCTCCTTCTGCCCGTATCTCCACTGTAATAACTGCCTGGACTCCCAGCTTCCTGGAATTGATCATTTCTGCCTTCATATCCTCCAGGATCCAGCTTGTTGTTACATCATCCCCCTCCTTAAGACCGGGTACATTTACCATTTCTTCAAAAGGAATATTACCTCCTAAAGTCTCCAGACCGCCATTTTCCTTCCTGTAAAGGACCGCAAATTCCATTTTTCCTTTTATGGTCATTTTCTCATCCTGGATTCTCCCATTTTCCCCAAGGATCCTTGCATTATCTAAAATAACTTGATCCATATCCTCTAATGTGTCCGGAACGATAAAATCTTCATCCAGAGTGATCTGGGTCACTGCATTTCCTTTCCACTGGTTCATATGTATCTGTTTCTTTATTAATTCCATAAAAAACACCTGCCGTTTTCATAGTCTTTTACGAAAGTCTATGCGGACAACAGGTGTTTTATACTTAAATATATTTCCTGAACCTTTTACTGTTTCTCCAGTTTTTCCTTTAACTGACGGATTTCTTCTTCCATCTGGGACATACGCTCTTTCATCTGCTCATATTCTTCCAAAGTCATAGTCTCTTTCCGTCTTGGAATGGTCACTCCGTCCTTTTTAATCGGTCTTGCCGGGATACCAACAGCTGTTACATTGTCTTCCAGCGGTTTTAAAAGCACTGCGTTGGCAGCAATGGAACAGTTGTCACCCACTTCAAATGCACCTAATATCTTGGCTCCGGCACCAACCATTACGTTGTTTCCAAGAGTAGGATGACGCTTGCCCTTCTGGGTTCCTACACCACCCAGAGTGACACCCTGATAAATGGTACAGTTATCGCCAACCACCGCTGTTTCACCAATGACTACACCCGAACCATGATCAATAAGAATGCCATGGCCTAACTGTGCTCCCGGATGGATCTCGATCAGGGTGAAAAATCTGGCGATCTGTGAGATCAGTCTGGCTATAAAAAACATCTTATGCTTATAAAACCAGTGTGCAAACCGGTGCCAGATCAGTGCATGGATCCCCTGATACAAAAGCAAAACTTCCAGAGCGCTTCTGGCCGCCGGATCCCGTTCCTGTACTGCCTTAATGTCCAGCCAAATATCTTTAAATATCATAATACTGCTCCCTTCTGAAAATGATGGATTAGTACATCGTTTCGAAAATGATGTACCAGTATAGCATATGAACAATTTCCAGAAAAGAGTGTTCACACCAATTTCTGCTTTTTTAGTTACCTTTTAGTTACAGTCATGGCTGAACTGTAACATTTTTACCGGAACACAACCGGCAGTTCCAAAAGTTCTGTTTTTACCACAATATAAGGGCTGGAGCTTTCTGTTCCTGTATTTTCTCCTGTTTCCGGTCCTTTTAACTCTGTATCAATAACAATGGAATTCCCCGTCAGATACAGTTCATTAACACTGATGCTGTATCCGCCGCCTTCCTGTGGCCCATATCCAACAGCTATGTACAGATTTTCATCTGTAGAATAAGTCATTTTAAAGGGAGCTGATGTTTTCTGGGCGATCAGCGTCTGTAATTCCTGTGGAAGTTCACTGTCCGAAACAGGCATGATCTCCAGATCACGTACTTTCTCCTCTTTTTTGTCCAGAATGCTGCAGCCGGATAAGAGCAGGGAAAATACTGTCATCCAGATGCAGACTTTACATAATAAATCCTTTACTTCTTTCACAAAATATCTCCCGGATATACTGTTACAACAATATATCCGGGAGATATGATATCTATGTCTGTCTGTTTAATATCTATCAGCAGATCTTTCTGATCCAGCCTTCCGGAGCTTCAATACGTCCCATCTGGATACCGGTTAAAGTATCATACAGCTTCTTGATCACTGGTCCCATTTCGTCCATGCCGCTTGGGAAACAGATTTCTTTGCCGTGGTCTACTACCTTGCCAACAGGGGAGATAACTGCTGCAGTACCGCAAAGTCCGCACTCAGCGAAGTCACCTAACTCAGACAGTTTAACCGGTCTCTGAGTAACCTTTAAACCAAGATAATGCTCTGCAACGTATACCAGAGAACGTCTTGTAATAGAAGGAAGGATAGAATCAGACTTAGGAGTAACAACCTCGCCATCCTTTGTTACAAACAGGAAGTTTGCACCGCCGGTCTCCTCTACATAAGTTCTGGTTGCCGGATCCAGGAACATGTTCTCATCAAATCCATTTGCATGTGCTACTTCATGTGCATGAAGGCTCATTGCGTAGTTCAGACCAGCTTTTACATGGCCTGTTCCGTGAGGTGCTGCACGGTCAAAGTCGCTGACACAGATAGTGATCGGCTTAGCGCCGCCCTTGAAGTATGGTCCAACTGGTGTAACAAACATTCTGAACTGATATTCATGGGATGGCTTAACACCGATAACAGGACCTGAAGCAAACATATATGGACGGATGTATAAGGTTGCGCCGCTTCCGTAAGGCGGAACCCACGCTGCATTTGCCTTAACAACCTGATCCAATGCATCTAAGAATTTTTCCTTAGGGAATACTGGCATTTCCAGTCTCTCGGCAGAAGTCATCATACGTTCTGCATTCATATCAGGACGGAAGGTAACGATGCTTCCATCTTCTGTTGTATAGGCCTTTAAGCCCTCGAAGCATTCCTGGCAGTACTGTAAGATACCTGCACACTCATTAATCGTAACATTGGAATCAGCGGTCAGAGTTCCCTCGTCCCATGCTCCATCTTTATAATTTGATACATAACGCATATCAGTTGGCATATATGCAAAACCAATATTTGCCCAGTCAAGATTTTTCTTTTCCATGATCTTATATCCTCCGTTTCTTTTACTCAGATTTTCTCGGAATCTTTCTGTCTAAAACCTAAAATGCCTTACTATTTTTGACCGCTGTAACTAATTTAATGCTCATTATAGTCTCATTATTTCTGAAAATCAATGAAAATCTGTTTCATATACTATGCAATTCATGCATATCTGATATAACTGCGGGATTTAGCATATGCTTACACTATAGTTACTGGACACGGGCAGTTCATTTTCATTGTGTAACGTCACAGCCACATTCAGACACCATCGCCGGTTTATGTTGTTCTACGAACCGGCAGATAAGCGGGGACGGGCTGCCATAATAGGCAGTCATATCATCCATATGGATATCAGCTGTTTCCAAAAATTCTATATGCTTACTATGACAATATTTTTTTAATACCTGGATCACTTCACCCTTTTCTGCCGCAGAAATGATCTCCCACATTGCAATATCATATGGGTACAGGCATACTGCCACTTTCAGACGATCCGGATACTGCGCCATGACCTCAAGCCGTTCTTTCACTTTATCAAGTGCAGCAGCCGTATTCTCAAAAAATTCATTTTCACCAATGCAATAAAGAAGTGTTTTTTTCTGCCCGCTTCTGTTCTCTGGAGTTTCCTGACAATTTTCCACACCCAAAAATGCGCAGACCGGCTCTATTTTTTCATTCCAGACTGCTCTTGTATCTTCACCTGCAAATGCAGTCAGGTGATCTGCAAACAGCTCCTTCATAGCAGAAGACTCTATTAAAATCTTGTCAGCATACATGGCCCCCGGCATAGTCAGGCTGTACTTCAACCCATATACATCTGTAATATCATCTTCCGTAAAGTCATTAACCCCCTGGGGCATCATATAGATAAGGCAGTTTGTGTACTGTTGAAGCCGTTTTGCGTAATATGCCGGTGGAATCGTCAGATATGGATTCTCCCCATCATATGGATTCTGGATCACAATGGCCGCAAATTCATAAAACTGCATCTGGATAGCCGTCCATGGTAT includes these proteins:
- a CDS encoding phosphatidylglycerol lysyltransferase domain-containing protein; this translates as MNLNFKPVEAEDMSRLHPFYGLRPNRTCDSVFLDSFLWKDYYKVKCAVSEDRAALWLMEKDGILSSAMPLCKEEDLPHFFYQMVDYFDNVLHKPFYISLADAEAVEYLDLDPEKFEVTELDDLKDYLYDGNAMRTLAGKKLHKKKNRLNGFLKTYEGRYEYRRICCSDRQEVWQFMEKWRQQKVESYENEISLDYEVAGIHDILKNCSAFNVPMAGVYIDGELKAFTVGSLNERENMAVIHIEKADPEINGLYQFINQQFLVHEFPNVALVNREDDVGMPGLRKAKMSYYPVDFARKYSVKKKY
- a CDS encoding DUF3794 domain-containing protein encodes the protein MELIKKQIHMNQWKGNAVTQITLDEDFIVPDTLEDMDQVILDNARILGENGRIQDEKMTIKGKMEFAVLYRKENGGLETLGGNIPFEEMVNVPGLKEGDDVTTSWILEDMKAEMINSRKLGVQAVITVEIRAEGEENAYAASDVKMSGTEGGMIPEKDVPEVRTGIISPVVLALHRKDTYRIRENTAVTGGRPDIARLLWKEIHIGNQTVKPLEGRLYLEGQLNVFVIYETEEENMPVQWMEEVLPFSGDIEISQAHEGQIPQVSVRLSHGEIEVKPDAEGQMRELDVDVVLELDIRLYEEKEETLIRDMYSNSSKLIPETKKLQYERLIAKNVCKPRIVEKIHLGQSERILQICHTQGSIQLDEAEPQENSLLIEGVLDVTILYLTSDDKAPVRSVSRQIPFKCSAQASGITKNSVYQLDTALEQLAALMTGNDTVEIRAAAALDFMILEPVTETVITGVKEEPLDLKALQALPGIAGYIVQEGDSLWDIAKKFHTTMGNIITTNELPGEQIKAGQRLLLVKEVGV
- the cysE gene encoding serine O-acetyltransferase, with the translated sequence MIFKDIWLDIKAVQERDPAARSALEVLLLYQGIHALIWHRFAHWFYKHKMFFIARLISQIARFFTLIEIHPGAQLGHGILIDHGSGVVIGETAVVGDNCTIYQGVTLGGVGTQKGKRHPTLGNNVMVGAGAKILGAFEVGDNCSIAANAVLLKPLEDNVTAVGIPARPIKKDGVTIPRRKETMTLEEYEQMKERMSQMEEEIRQLKEKLEKQ
- a CDS encoding protease complex subunit PrcB family protein, with the protein product MTVFSLLLSGCSILDKKEEKVRDLEIMPVSDSELPQELQTLIAQKTSAPFKMTYSTDENLYIAVGYGPQEGGGYSISVNELYLTGNSIVIDTELKGPETGENTGTESSSPYIVVKTELLELPVVFR
- a CDS encoding branched-chain amino acid aminotransferase, giving the protein MEKKNLDWANIGFAYMPTDMRYVSNYKDGAWDEGTLTADSNVTINECAGILQYCQECFEGLKAYTTEDGSIVTFRPDMNAERMMTSAERLEMPVFPKEKFLDALDQVVKANAAWVPPYGSGATLYIRPYMFASGPVIGVKPSHEYQFRMFVTPVGPYFKGGAKPITICVSDFDRAAPHGTGHVKAGLNYAMSLHAHEVAHANGFDENMFLDPATRTYVEETGGANFLFVTKDGEVVTPKSDSILPSITRRSLVYVAEHYLGLKVTQRPVKLSELGDFAECGLCGTAAVISPVGKVVDHGKEICFPSGMDEMGPVIKKLYDTLTGIQMGRIEAPEGWIRKIC